GCGGGGGTCTCCCGGGCTGCGCGGCCTCCGGCTCCGCCATGCCGGGCCCGGCGTGCGCCCCGAGCGCACTGCGCCTGCGCGCCGGGCACGCCGGGACCGGTAGTCCGGAGGTGAACGGGGGTGGTCCCGGGGCTCCCGGGACGGTCCCGGGACGggacggcggggccggggctcccgGTGTGTCGGGGCTCCGCTCTTCgcccggggctgcgggctcCGCGCTCCCGGCCCCCGAGAAGCGAAGCCGGGGCCCAACGCGGCCCCATAGCCTCGAGGGTCTCCGGTCCGGGCCCGGTAACGCGGGGCCACCCCCAGCGGGGCGAGGAACGAGGGGAGCCCGGGGCCGGTGCTCGGGGCCCGGGTGCCGGGGCCGCAGTAGCGGGCGCTGAGCGCCCCGCGCTGCGCTGCCAAATATGGAGCGAGGCCACGCCCCTTTCCCCGCCCTCTCTGCCGAATACGGAGCGAGGCCACGCCCCCCGTTTCCCATAAACGGACGAGGCCCCGCCTCTCGGCGCCCGCTCATCAGTGAGGCCACGCCCATCGGGCGCGCCACGCCTCCTGCGCCGAATATGGGCCGTGgccccgccccgtccccgcgGTATATACGAGAGGGACCGCCCCCCTGTGCCCATATATGGAAAGACACGCCCATCTCTCACTAGGGGGCGGGGTTTGGCGGCTGGAGGGTTCGCGCCAAGCCCGGCGGCGCCTGGAAGGTGCCAGCAATGGCgcggggggggcacggggcttggcccggctcggctcggcccggctcggctcggcccggctcggctcggcccggctcgggTGCCACGGCTCCAGCCCCGAGATCCCAGGGCTGCGTccccccagggtgctggggcacccaagggtgctgccCCCTGGGCTGCAagggggctgctcggggccACGCAGGGgccggagcccccccagccgccccccTCCACCAAGGAGAAGGGGGGGCCGCGGGTGTGCCCCCGGCTGCACGGCCCCGGCTCCTTTACCCTCACTGCGTGGGCGCGGCGGGGAGCACAGCGAGGCAACGGGGCAGGCAATTCAGCAACTCGCAAGCCGCGCGTGTAAAagtcacaaatatttattaaatatcaaaaaaatCCACGCCTTTGGGCCAGAGACCCCCCCCCACGCACACACCCGCGTTGGgccggcacggccccgctctGCGGCCGGCggctgccccagcagccgggctcagcccggccccgcggcgctcCCCATCACGCCTTGGCCCTCTCGGTTCCGTCGTCCGCGCCGGCCGCCTGCTGTGCCACCGCCGGTGGCATCTGGATGGGCACGTTCCTCTCCGGGGCGGCCGGCAGGGCCAGCCGGGGGGCTTCGATGCGGAGCTGCCCCTCCTTGGACAGGGAGCAGCTCAGGGCCTCGGCGTCCACCTCCTCGGGCACGTCCCACTCGCGCTTCAGCACCTCGTACTTGTAGGAGAAGGAGCCCTTCTCGTCTGTGCTCTGCGTCTCCTTctgccccaccagcaccaccttCCTGCCCACCACCTTCACCGACAGCTGCTCGGGGGCAAAGTCCTTCACGTCCTGGCAGACGGAGAAACCCTCCCCGGAGCCCTGGGTCAGGGCTGCGCTGGCGCTCGGGGCTCGCTCGGCGGTGATGCTGGCgcggccggggctgctcccgcTGCTCAGGAGCTGCTCGAAGCTGCTCATGAACTGCCGAGCCCTCTCCATCTCCATCCGTATTTCTCTCTCCAGCTCAGCGAAGAGGGTGCCTGGATGCGGCCAGAGGGTGCGGACGGGTCCCAGCCATGGGAATAGGGACCCAGAGGTGGGAGGCATGAAGTGCAGGCGGCAAAGCATCTCTGCTGCGGGGCTGTGCTGCGTCCGAAGCTCTGCACAGGGGCTGGagcggtgctgggctggggcagggacgCGCGGTTTTTATCCTCGCCTCCCCAGGGGTGTGCCCCTTCCAGAACGCTCTCTCCCCACGCACCCTCCCGGAGCCATCGCCTATTTTTGAGAGGCTGATTAGCCGGCAGCCGAAATAGCAGCGCCTGCTTCTGGGGACGAGTCACCCGCCGCAAATAGGGCGCTGCGGTCACCGCCGGGGGCTCAGGTTTCTGCAGAGCCACCGTGATGCAGCACACGGGACCGCTGGTcccggggacggggggggcaAGCAAAGCCCTCCCCATGGCCCCGTGCTACAGCATGAGTTATGTTGTGCTTTCTTCAGCAAGCGAGACGGTCCCACCCCCTCAGGCTACGTGTCCGTGCGTCACTGCTGCTGGGCACCTCTCGCACTTTCCAGGCCCCCCCCGTGCTGGGGACGCCAGTACCAGCCCCTAAACCCAGTGCCCCTGTACCCTGCCCGGTGGGGGGGGGACCTTGTGGCTTGCTTTGGTGTCACCTGGGGGTCCCAGGGTGGGCAACTCTCACCCCACGCGTGGGATATGGGGTTGCAGGGGGTCCTGTgagtggggtggggggcagaaAATGCAGGGAATGGGCCACggtgaggggagggagaggcagcgaggagaggagcccagccccgctccctgcctgGGAAACAGAAAGGCCACAGATTTTTGGCAGGGGTGGCTCAGGCATCCCGTTTGGAGGCTGAGGTGATGCTGCTAATTATAATCCAGGAGAGCGGAGCTGCAATAGTAAGGGCGAAGGTATGTTGGCCATGATGTAAGAGGTGCCTCTCCTCTGTGATGACTAACAAGAATGAGCTGGAACGGGCCAGAAAGAGCTCTTCTCTTCTCCCGAGGGATGACGCCACGCAAGGGACGAGGCCACTCCTCCcgggaagggaaataaaagctgCAGGCGGCGGAGCCGGGGCATAGCGCTCCCAGCCTCCTGGAGAGGAAACAGCTtgagagccagcagcagcagcagcagcagcagcagcagcagcagcaccagcaccagcagcagcagcagcagcgatgCTTTGCCGAATGCACCTCGCTCCATTCGCCTCCAGCTCCCTGGCCACCCGGCTGGGCACGGTGAAGACCCTCTGGCCGCACGCCGAGACCATCTTCAgcgagctgcagcaggagatggagAAAGCTCGGCAGTTCATGAGCAGCTTCGAGCAGCTCCTGAGCAGCCAAGGACCCATCGCCGCCGAGCGAGCCCCGAGCGCCAGCGCGGTCGCCACCCAGGGCTCCGGGGAGGGTTTCTCCGTCTGCCAGGACGTGAAGAACTTTGCCCCCGAGGAGCTGTCGGTGAAGGTGGTGGGCAGGaaggtggtgctggtggggcagAAGGAGACGCAGAACGTCGACGAGAAGGGCTCCTTCTCCTACAAGTACGAGGTGCTGAAGCGCGAGTGGGACGTGCCCGAGGAGGTGGACGCCGAGGCCCTGAGCTGCTCCCTGTCCAAGGAGGGGCAGCTCCGCATCGAAGCCCCCCGGCTGGCCCTGCCGGCCGCCCCGGAGAGGAACGTGCCCATCCAGGTCAGCCCCGCAGCGCCGCAGCCCGGAGCAGCCTCTGAGGATGGAGCCGCCAGCAAAACCCAGGCGTGATGGGACCAGACCCGATGGCCCGCACCGGGACCAGAGGAGCCAGCAGCAAGTGTTGGGTTCTAGCCCGGACAAGCTCCATCAGCACTGATGTCATGTTTTTCTCTATACTGGAATGTTGTTTTTGTACccaataaaaatacttttgcacAGAACGCGGTTGTGCTTTTTTGGGGGATGACTGATGGGGAGGCTGGGCTCAGCTCTCAGTGGATACGGAGAGGGAAAAATCTCTCTGGTCCCGGTGCCTCAGGGCAGCCCAAAATGGGGTTGACAGCAGACCCCAAGGGAAGGGATCTGCCAGCACCACGCAGCTCAGGATGGGGGGAAATCAGCCCTGTTCTCCCCTGCTGCCAGGGAGCTGCCTTCATCCCCTGCCCACACTGCTGCCAGAAACTGCACCAGCTCTGTAGCCCTCACACCCCTGAATAATGCCACTAAATAGGAAGGTGACCATGCTGGAGGACCTATTTAGGAATAGGCTGTGCCCATTACAGCCAGTTTTCCCCCAGGCAGATTGGCAAAGGGCTGCTGGAGATGTCTCTGGatgccagcaggagggagggtgAAGCCGTCTCCAGCTCGGCGCGCCACCACCACGGGACTTGTGGCCAGGCCCGGGCAGGCAGCAGGCGTGCAGGCAGGCACGTCTGTTTGTGCCAAAGCTGCTCGGAGCTCAGACAGCCCTTCCCCATGGCAGCACAGTGCCAGGGGCACAGagcctctgcagagcacagcccctgcccccaAAACCTCAGCCCGTTACAGCCGAACTGcacaggctggggcaggagcaaCCCCCTTGGTGCATCGCCCGCTCCTTTGGGGAGGTGGGAGCCCAAGAGGCATGGAAGGAGCCAGGAACGAAGCCCCGTCAACCAAGAAGCCTCGTGCAAGAAGCCAGCAGATGGCAACAGCACCTTGCTTTGCGTTCACAGAACTGTCAGAGGTGGGAGTGGGGAAGCTCTTGCCCAACAGGTCCTGCTTTGGGCGAATCCAGCAGCACAGGTACAAACCACGCTGAAAGTGATGGGACCGTGGACATCCCCTGAGGGTCCTGAGCCCCTCCAGCAGATGAGCAGCCAGGCTTCAGCACAGGGGATGGAAGCAAGCAGCACCCAAGGCAGCAGGTGAGAGTCCCATTTGTGGTTTTCAGAGCCCGCACACCGCAGGCAGCCTCAGCTCCGGCCACGCATTAGGAGCCTGGTCACTGCACTGCTCCAGACCTTTCCCCGTTCCGCAGATGACGGGCTGCAGTCTCCCACCCAAGAAGCTTTTAAGGAAatccagcaggagcagagcgTGCCAAGACCTTGGACGCAGGATGAAGCCCACAGTTGTGGCTGCTTGCACAGAACATTTGCAGCTACCCAGCAGAGCTCTCCCAGCCCCAAGGCTGCAAGccaaaggcaggtcctgcccAGGGACATCAGGCAGTTGGCTGTAGCTGTGCTTCCTCAGAGCTTCTGCTGCACGAACACACcccactgacagcagcagcaggctcaagcacaggcacagcacagtCTTTGTACTCCCACAAGCACTTGGCCCAGCCAGCCAAGCAGAGCTGCACGGGGAAGGTCTGTTTGTCCAAGCTGTTGATCTCCCCTGGCTCTAATGATCAAGTGCACACAGCAACAACAGGACAGAACATCTTTCAACGCCACCCTCCTCTATAGAGGGAGACATTTGCCCGCTAACATGGAGCACACTCACCCTAAGCTTGGCCCTTGTCCAGGTGTGATGTAAGCTCTGAATTCCTCCGCCTACTGCTCCCCTCAACCTCTTCCCACCTTGTGCTGCAGTCACCCTCACAGCATTAGGTGATGAACAGCTCTCACTGTTTACCCGAAGCTTCCTTGTACGCTGCTGCCCAGAGTACCACAAGCACACTGAACCACCTCCAACCTCCTCATTAGCAGCAGCAAAGACCTCTCCGCAACTCCATGCAGGCATTCCTGCCTCAAGAGCTGGAAATTTGGACCGGAAGAGGAAGTTTGGACTTGACGAAAGCGGCACGCACCTCCCCATGCAGGGGAAGAAGGCCACACGTCCCTTAcagagctgtgcctggctgCGGAGCTGGGTGTCAGGCACCCCACGAGAAGCCTAGCCCACCTCAGCCTCCAGCACAGGAGATGTTCTGGTCCACTCCCCTTCTGGCTTGGTCAAGAAACATGAACATTGTTGATCGTGGTAGGTTTataaaaattttcttttaatcacaCGAAACTGAAGTTTGCGATGAAGACTAGGTTGACAGTTCCTCTTAAATACCGGTATGCATAAGACATTGCATTAGGCACTAGGCAGCAGCCAACATCAGTTAGAGTCTGGCAACAGAAGCCATTTTAATACCTCCCTTCACACTGTGTGGAATTACAGGCTTTCGCAATACAGAGTTCCCACTGACAGGTTATCTGAGgtttcccccaccccacctctGTACATCAGTAAACCATGTGTATTCACACTAGAGTAGGGTTAACGTTAGTGGCATCACAACCATCAAAAAAAGGACAAGTTTTCTATACAGGATTCTTGCAAAAGTTGCAATAGGATTAGTGCATTACGACAGAACCAGAGATAGAAAAGAGTTGGCATGCTAGAGTCCAACACAAATAAAGACAACAGGCAGCTAGTTGTATGTACTATATTGACAAGATACTGATTGGTTACATGAAGAAACAtacaatacaaaatacagaagaaaccAGTTTTGCTTCCCTCTGCCCCACCCCAAAATACTCATAATTGATTTGGTCAA
The sequence above is drawn from the Cygnus olor isolate bCygOlo1 chromosome 25, bCygOlo1.pri.v2, whole genome shotgun sequence genome and encodes:
- the LOC121059765 gene encoding heat shock protein 30C-like — its product is MLCRLHFMPPTSGSLFPWLGPVRTLWPHPGTLFAELEREIRMEMERARQFMSSFEQLLSSGSSPGRASITAERAPSASAALTQGSGEGFSVCQDVKDFAPEQLSVKVVGRKVVLVGQKETQSTDEKGSFSYKYEVLKREWDVPEEVDAEALSCSLSKEGQLRIEAPRLALPAAPERNVPIQMPPAVAQQAAGADDGTERAKA
- the LOC121059767 gene encoding heat shock protein beta-11-like; this encodes MLCRMHLAPFASSSLATRLGTVKTLWPHAETIFSELQQEMEKARQFMSSFEQLLSSQGPIAAERAPSASAVATQGSGEGFSVCQDVKNFAPEELSVKVVGRKVVLVGQKETQNVDEKGSFSYKYEVLKREWDVPEEVDAEALSCSLSKEGQLRIEAPRLALPAAPERNVPIQVSPAAPQPGAASEDGAASKTQA